From the genome of Methanothermobacter sp., one region includes:
- the cbiM gene encoding cobalt ECF transporter S component CbiM: MHIMEGFLPWQWCILWYAISLPVIIYGITRIKKVADELPESKPLLAVSGAFIFILSSLKMPSVTGSCSHPTGNGLGAILFGPWITSVMAAIVLIFQALLLAHGGLTTLGANIFSMGIIGPVFAWLTYKGSLKLNLPTSIAVFSAAFLGDIMTYVTTSLQLALAFPTPNVITATSKFMLIFAYTQIPLGVAEGLLTVVVFENILKLKPDITEKLNLLTRKPTSTR; the protein is encoded by the coding sequence TTGCATATCATGGAAGGCTTTCTACCATGGCAATGGTGCATCCTCTGGTATGCCATCTCACTACCAGTTATCATATACGGAATAACAAGAATAAAAAAAGTCGCAGATGAACTCCCAGAATCGAAACCACTACTAGCCGTGAGCGGAGCATTCATATTCATATTATCTTCACTTAAAATGCCATCAGTCACAGGAAGCTGCTCACACCCCACCGGAAACGGACTAGGAGCAATACTATTTGGTCCATGGATAACATCAGTAATGGCAGCCATAGTACTCATATTCCAAGCACTTTTACTAGCCCATGGAGGATTAACAACACTAGGAGCCAACATATTCTCAATGGGTATAATAGGCCCAGTATTCGCATGGCTAACATACAAAGGATCCCTAAAATTAAACCTACCAACCTCCATTGCAGTGTTTTCAGCAGCTTTCCTAGGTGATATCATGACTTATGTAACAACATCACTCCAGTTAGCCTTAGCATTCCCAACACCTAACGTGATTACAGCAACCTCAAAATTCATGCTAATATTCGCATACACTCAAATACCCCTAGGGGTAGCCGAAGGATTACTCACAGTAGTGGTATTCGAGAATATCCTAAAATTGAAACCAGACATCACTGAAAAACTAAACCTATTAACTAGAAAACCCACAAGCACAAGGTGA
- a CDS encoding ATP-binding cassette domain-containing protein, with protein sequence MILEAINVTYEYPDGTRALKNVNFKVEKGQVVALLGPNGAGKSTLFLHFNGILKPKKGQIKVEGKPITYTKKELMKVRQKVGIVFQNPDDQLFAPTVKEDVAFGPFNIGLEIDEVERRVKDSLRKVGMLGFEDKPPHHLSGGEKKRVAIAGILAMNPKIMVLDEPTSGLDPRGASHIMRLLYNLNKEGMTIIIATHDVDMAPLYADKIYIISNGKIIKEGTPTEVFKDVKTIREANLRLPRIAHLIEILEKEDKLPFNKPYPLTIGEARRRLLDKWKLIETPSQPRVKR encoded by the coding sequence ATGATACTTGAAGCTATCAATGTCACATACGAGTACCCTGATGGTACAAGAGCCCTTAAAAATGTCAACTTTAAAGTGGAAAAAGGACAAGTAGTAGCCCTACTAGGCCCCAATGGTGCTGGCAAATCAACCCTATTCTTACACTTTAATGGGATCCTCAAACCAAAAAAAGGACAAATAAAAGTAGAAGGCAAACCCATCACTTACACTAAAAAGGAACTTATGAAGGTAAGGCAAAAAGTGGGCATAGTATTCCAAAACCCTGACGATCAACTATTCGCCCCAACAGTAAAAGAAGACGTGGCATTCGGCCCATTTAACATCGGCTTAGAAATAGATGAAGTTGAAAGGAGAGTGAAAGACTCCCTGCGGAAAGTTGGAATGCTAGGATTCGAAGATAAACCACCACACCACTTGAGTGGCGGGGAAAAAAAGAGGGTTGCAATAGCTGGTATACTAGCAATGAACCCGAAGATAATGGTATTAGACGAGCCCACTTCAGGCCTAGATCCGAGGGGAGCATCCCATATAATGAGACTACTCTACAATCTCAACAAAGAGGGAATGACCATAATCATAGCAACACACGACGTTGACATGGCACCATTATATGCTGACAAAATATACATCATAAGCAATGGTAAAATAATTAAAGAAGGCACACCCACAGAAGTATTCAAGGATGTTAAAACCATAAGAGAAGCTAATTTAAGACTCCCAAGGATAGCCCACCTCATAGAAATACTTGAAAAGGAGGATAAACTACCATTCAATAAACCTTACCCTCTAACCATTGGAGAAGCCAGAAGAAGACTATTAGACAAATGGAAATTAATAGAGACACCATCCCAACCAAGGGTGAAAAGATGA
- a CDS encoding glycosyltransferase family 2 protein: protein MAKRANPKDVTIIVPAYNEEKTILRVLGKLKDRGYTIIVVDDGSTDSTPYLLRRFKDDDRVHVYRHIINRGLGAALRTGMEAALSMGSSYIVTFDADGQHDPDDVENVCRPLIDNKADAVIGKRNFSEMPFSRNIGNFLMNIITLIFYGVWVSDSQSGLRAFTRKAASKIKIEDRGYGVSSEIISQIKRRGLRLEEIPIKTIYTPETISKGTNLSIGIKILIKLIVNILKKL from the coding sequence ATGGCAAAAAGGGCAAATCCAAAAGATGTTACCATTATTGTACCTGCATATAACGAGGAAAAGACAATACTCCGGGTTCTAGGCAAACTAAAGGATAGAGGTTATACTATTATTGTCGTAGATGACGGTTCAACCGATTCAACACCCTATCTCCTCAGAAGATTCAAAGATGATGATAGAGTCCATGTTTACAGGCATATAATAAATAGGGGGCTTGGAGCGGCTTTGAGAACTGGTATGGAGGCAGCCCTTTCCATGGGATCATCCTATATAGTCACATTTGATGCTGATGGACAACATGACCCAGATGATGTAGAAAATGTTTGCAGACCACTAATCGACAATAAAGCAGATGCTGTTATCGGTAAAAGGAATTTTAGTGAAATGCCATTTTCAAGGAACATTGGAAACTTTCTTATGAACATAATAACCTTAATATTTTATGGTGTTTGGGTTTCTGATTCACAATCCGGCTTGAGAGCATTCACCCGCAAAGCAGCCTCCAAGATCAAAATAGAGGATAGAGGATATGGTGTGTCTTCTGAGATAATAAGTCAAATCAAAAGAAGGGGTCTCAGACTAGAAGAGATTCCTATAAAAACTATATACACTCCAGAGACTATATCAAAAGGCACAAACCTTAGTATAGGTATTAAAATATTGATCAAATTAATAGTTAACATACTAAAAAAATTGTAA
- the gatE gene encoding Glu-tRNA(Gln) amidotransferase subunit GatE translates to MDWDKIGLKMGLEIHQQLDSKGKLFCPCKCELTDEEPEYNIMRRLRPTQSELGKIDRAAFEEAKRKLKFYYQAYSDHTCLVEADEEPPHPINSEALEIAVTIALLLNMKVVDEFHTMRKQVIDGSNTGGFQRTGLVATDGYVETPHGRVKIENLCLEEDAARRIEEKEDGIVFRLDRLGIPLVEITTDPSIKDPIQLKEVAYQIGQILRSTKVKRGIGTIRQDLNISIRDGARVEVKGVQDLNLIPEIVKREVQRQLKLLEIREKLKKRKAKVEDKIYDVGEIFKDTKSKIIKSAESVLAIKLEGFAGLIGMELQPNRRLGTELADYAKKRGVAGIFHTDELPAYGISKEEVEKLKGHLKAGENDAIIIIADERRKAEAALEEVASRARMALQGVPEETRKALEDGNTSYLRPLPTASRMYVETDIPLFKIGSEMIERLKEKLPELPSEKKERIKREYNLSEDLASQLVKKGLAEDFEKLAKLDVENTLVASLLAYTLQELKREGYNIENLKLKDLMGALRLLEDGKVSKDALKDIIAYMADNRVKPLKAAKELDLLLLSREEVEKIIQEIIEEKEELIKERKMAAIGPLMGEAMKKLRGKADGKFVNQILKEKIQEKL, encoded by the coding sequence ATGGACTGGGATAAAATAGGGTTAAAGATGGGCTTGGAAATACACCAACAACTTGACAGCAAAGGGAAACTATTCTGTCCTTGTAAGTGCGAGTTAACAGATGAAGAACCAGAATATAATATAATGAGAAGATTGAGGCCCACACAAAGCGAACTCGGTAAAATAGACAGAGCAGCCTTTGAAGAGGCTAAAAGGAAGCTCAAGTTCTATTATCAGGCTTATTCTGATCATACTTGTCTCGTGGAAGCCGATGAAGAGCCACCCCATCCCATAAATAGTGAGGCATTAGAGATTGCAGTGACAATAGCATTACTCCTTAATATGAAAGTGGTTGACGAATTCCACACAATGAGAAAACAGGTAATAGATGGGAGCAACACTGGCGGATTCCAAAGAACAGGCCTTGTTGCCACAGATGGCTATGTTGAAACACCCCATGGCAGAGTAAAAATAGAAAACTTATGCCTTGAAGAGGATGCTGCAAGGAGAATAGAAGAAAAAGAAGATGGTATTGTCTTCCGCCTTGACAGGCTTGGCATACCACTCGTTGAGATAACAACAGACCCTTCAATCAAGGATCCAATCCAATTAAAAGAGGTGGCCTACCAGATAGGCCAGATACTCCGCAGCACCAAGGTTAAAAGGGGCATAGGGACCATAAGACAAGATCTTAACATTTCTATAAGGGATGGTGCAAGGGTCGAGGTCAAAGGAGTTCAAGACCTTAACCTAATACCTGAGATTGTTAAAAGAGAAGTTCAAAGACAACTAAAATTATTAGAGATACGTGAAAAACTCAAAAAGAGAAAAGCAAAGGTCGAGGATAAAATATACGATGTGGGGGAGATTTTCAAGGACACCAAATCAAAGATAATAAAAAGTGCTGAAAGCGTGCTCGCAATAAAACTAGAAGGTTTCGCAGGACTCATAGGCATGGAACTCCAACCCAACAGGAGGCTTGGAACAGAACTAGCAGATTATGCCAAGAAAAGGGGCGTAGCTGGTATATTTCATACGGATGAGCTCCCAGCTTATGGTATAAGTAAAGAAGAAGTTGAAAAGCTAAAAGGACACCTAAAAGCAGGCGAAAATGATGCTATAATAATCATAGCAGATGAAAGGAGAAAGGCAGAGGCAGCCCTAGAGGAAGTCGCATCACGGGCTAGGATGGCTCTTCAAGGTGTTCCAGAGGAGACAAGGAAAGCACTGGAAGATGGTAATACCTCCTACTTAAGACCATTACCTACAGCCAGTAGGATGTATGTGGAAACAGACATTCCCCTTTTCAAAATCGGCTCAGAGATGATCGAAAGGTTAAAGGAGAAGCTTCCAGAGCTTCCTTCGGAAAAGAAAGAGAGAATAAAGAGAGAATATAATCTAAGTGAGGATTTGGCATCTCAGCTAGTCAAGAAGGGCCTTGCAGAGGATTTCGAAAAACTTGCCAAGTTAGATGTTGAAAACACTCTAGTAGCATCATTACTCGCCTACACCCTACAAGAGCTTAAAAGAGAAGGTTACAATATAGAAAATTTAAAACTCAAAGACCTTATGGGGGCTTTGAGATTATTAGAGGATGGTAAAGTTTCAAAGGACGCCCTAAAAGACATCATAGCATACATGGCAGATAATAGAGTTAAACCACTCAAAGCAGCTAAGGAACTAGATCTCCTACTTTTAAGCAGAGAAGAAGTAGAGAAGATAATCCAAGAGATTATAGAAGAAAAAGAAGAGCTGATAAAAGAGAGGAAGATGGCAGCCATAGGCCCACTAATGGGAGAAGCCATGAAGAAATTAAGGGGAAAAGCCGATGGCAAATTCGTAAACCAAATACTTAAAGAGAAGATACAGGAAAAACTTTAA
- a CDS encoding YIP1 family protein translates to MILKNMMNFSKDLVKVMISPEEIFKVVKDKNLENQGLYLYIFMCAFLGFMLGGVASAITGVWIIFPIAFAVIVTVIALLKLIIWAAISHIVAVFAFKGKGSFENTIKLMGFSAAPFILGIFALMTLIVAGTFFTSTMLFTVMYIWAIIIGSAAVNIEHRIGFGRSFLSVLGIPALIIIGLMMLVGVLQ, encoded by the coding sequence TTGATCTTGAAAAACATGATGAATTTCTCCAAGGACCTCGTAAAAGTTATGATATCCCCAGAGGAAATATTTAAGGTTGTGAAGGATAAAAATTTGGAAAACCAAGGATTGTACCTTTACATTTTCATGTGCGCATTCCTTGGTTTCATGTTAGGTGGAGTGGCATCAGCCATAACCGGAGTGTGGATAATCTTCCCAATAGCCTTCGCCGTGATAGTCACAGTAATAGCACTGCTAAAACTCATAATATGGGCCGCAATTTCACATATTGTCGCAGTTTTTGCCTTTAAAGGAAAAGGAAGCTTTGAAAATACCATTAAACTCATGGGGTTTTCAGCAGCGCCATTCATCCTTGGAATATTCGCTCTAATGACTCTAATAGTAGCTGGAACATTTTTCACATCAACTATGCTATTCACTGTAATGTACATATGGGCCATTATAATCGGGTCAGCAGCTGTAAACATTGAACATAGGATCGGTTTTGGGAGATCATTCCTATCAGTCCTTGGAATACCAGCCCTCATAATAATAGGGTTGATGATGCTGGTGGGGGTTTTACAATGA
- the gatD gene encoding Glu-tRNA(Gln) amidotransferase subunit GatD, with product MAYRGLAKRLLEKESIKVGDQIRIKKDDISYEGMLLDRPEDADDKHLVLKLDNGYNIGVEIEDARIELIEEGSKPEIKLPPVDVKRNPELPDISIISTGGTVASIIDYQTGAVHPAFTADDLLRANPELLDIANIRGKAIFNILSENMRPEYWVEAANAIAKEIEDGAHGVVVAHGTDTMHYTAAALSFILKTPVPVILTGAQRSSDRPSSDAHLNLISSVIAAKSDIAEVMVCMHAGIDDKSCHLHRGTKVRKMHTSRRDTFKSINTMPIAEIKDGKIKILRKDYRKRDLVELELRDKIEPKVALIKTYPGINPEILEYYIDKDYKGIVIEGTGLGHCPEDLIPAIERANEMDIIVAMASQCINGRVNMNVYSTGRRLLRAGVIPVADMLPETAYVKLVWALGQSSDPETVKSIMLENISGEIEDKSSLRYFQG from the coding sequence ATGGCCTATAGAGGGCTTGCAAAAAGATTACTCGAAAAAGAATCCATTAAAGTCGGTGACCAAATCCGCATAAAAAAGGATGATATAAGCTATGAAGGGATGCTACTTGACAGACCCGAGGATGCTGATGACAAACACCTAGTACTAAAATTAGATAATGGCTATAATATTGGAGTGGAGATCGAAGATGCCAGGATAGAGCTGATAGAAGAAGGCTCAAAGCCTGAAATAAAGCTCCCACCAGTCGATGTTAAAAGAAATCCTGAATTACCAGACATATCAATAATATCAACAGGGGGCACTGTCGCATCAATCATAGATTACCAAACAGGAGCTGTCCACCCAGCATTCACTGCAGACGACCTTCTAAGAGCCAACCCCGAATTATTAGATATCGCGAATATACGTGGAAAAGCCATATTCAACATTTTAAGCGAAAACATGCGCCCAGAATATTGGGTTGAAGCCGCAAATGCCATAGCCAAAGAGATAGAAGATGGAGCCCATGGTGTCGTGGTGGCCCATGGGACAGATACCATGCATTATACAGCGGCGGCGCTAAGTTTCATTCTCAAAACACCAGTACCAGTGATACTTACAGGAGCGCAACGAAGCTCTGACAGACCATCATCTGACGCGCACCTCAACCTTATAAGCTCAGTTATAGCAGCGAAATCAGACATAGCAGAGGTCATGGTTTGTATGCACGCTGGTATAGATGATAAAAGCTGCCACCTACACAGGGGGACGAAAGTAAGGAAAATGCACACTTCAAGAAGGGACACATTCAAAAGCATAAATACCATGCCCATAGCAGAAATCAAAGACGGCAAAATCAAAATTTTAAGAAAAGATTATAGGAAGAGAGACCTAGTAGAACTTGAACTCAGGGACAAGATAGAACCAAAGGTAGCACTAATAAAAACCTACCCTGGTATAAACCCAGAAATATTAGAATATTACATTGACAAAGACTATAAAGGGATAGTTATAGAGGGTACAGGCCTCGGCCATTGCCCAGAGGATCTCATACCCGCTATTGAACGTGCAAATGAAATGGACATCATAGTTGCCATGGCCTCACAATGTATTAATGGTAGAGTTAACATGAACGTCTATAGTACTGGCAGAAGATTACTCAGGGCTGGGGTGATACCAGTAGCTGACATGCTACCTGAGACAGCCTATGTGAAACTTGTATGGGCCCTTGGCCAGAGTAGCGACCCCGAGACCGTGAAGAGTATAATGCTTGAGAATATCAGTGGCGAAATCGAGGATAAGTCCTCACTTAGATACTTCCAAGGGTGA
- a CDS encoding energy-coupling factor ABC transporter substrate-binding protein, with product MEKRHIIMLIIVAFICIIPFLIYGGLGEEQGYFGGADDKASQVIEETGYKPWFEPIWEPPSGEIESLLFAVQAAIGALIIGYVFGYYKGKQKAS from the coding sequence ATGGAGAAGAGGCATATCATAATGCTTATAATCGTTGCCTTCATCTGCATCATACCATTCCTGATTTATGGTGGCCTCGGAGAAGAACAAGGCTACTTTGGGGGTGCGGATGATAAAGCCAGTCAAGTTATAGAAGAAACCGGCTACAAGCCATGGTTTGAGCCCATATGGGAGCCCCCAAGTGGTGAAATAGAAAGTTTACTCTTCGCGGTGCAAGCAGCCATAGGAGCCTTAATAATAGGATACGTTTTCGGCTACTACAAAGGTAAACAGAAAGCTTCATAG
- the ribC gene encoding riboflavin synthase, protein MKRIGICDTTFARYDMASAAIDELKMHAPDLKIIRRTVPGVKDLPVACKKLIEEEGCDIVMAFGMPGPDEKDKVCAHEASTGLIQAQLMTNTHIIEVFVHEDEESNPKDLKILAENRAREHAQNVIKMLFKPEKLTREAGMGMREGKPDVGPL, encoded by the coding sequence ATGAAACGTATAGGAATATGTGACACCACATTTGCAAGATATGACATGGCAAGTGCCGCTATAGATGAACTAAAAATGCACGCCCCAGACCTAAAAATTATAAGGAGAACAGTACCAGGTGTCAAAGACCTTCCGGTAGCATGTAAAAAATTGATCGAAGAAGAAGGCTGCGATATTGTAATGGCCTTTGGGATGCCAGGTCCTGATGAAAAAGATAAAGTATGCGCCCATGAAGCTTCAACAGGACTCATACAAGCACAGCTCATGACAAACACTCACATAATTGAAGTATTCGTCCACGAAGACGAGGAATCCAACCCAAAAGACCTTAAAATACTCGCAGAAAACCGCGCCCGCGAACATGCCCAGAATGTTATAAAAATGTTATTTAAACCAGAAAAGCTGACCAGAGAAGCCGGCATGGGAATGAGAGAAGGCAAACCAGACGTCGGCCCACTTTAA
- a CDS encoding NAD(P)-dependent oxidoreductase, translated as MNLKGKNVVITGGAGFIGSHLAQHFLNEGSKVLVMDNLSVGKKEFIPDGALFKKVDIRSKDLKSIMDVFEPDIVVHLAAIHYIPYCNANPEETFDVNVMGTRNLLKALNNDIKFFFASSGAVYPPIEKPCTEDLEGPIDIYGKTKIIGEDLVKLYCKNPIIGRIFNVYGPRDLNPHLIPDIMEQLQKGEHKIKLGNLTPKRDFIHVEDVCRAIITLLEQNKSGTFNIGSGKAYSVKEVVDLISKSLDEKIEIIQENHRIRDTEREVLLSDITKIHKETGWKPKIKLEEGLKSTRYLT; from the coding sequence ATGAATTTAAAAGGTAAAAATGTTGTTATAACAGGAGGGGCTGGCTTCATAGGTTCTCATTTAGCTCAACATTTTTTAAATGAAGGATCCAAGGTTCTGGTAATGGATAACCTTTCTGTTGGGAAAAAAGAGTTTATCCCGGATGGTGCCCTGTTTAAAAAAGTAGATATTCGCTCAAAGGATCTGAAAAGTATCATGGATGTGTTTGAACCTGATATTGTCGTACATCTTGCCGCTATCCATTATATACCTTACTGTAATGCAAATCCAGAAGAAACCTTCGACGTAAATGTTATGGGGACAAGGAATCTGCTAAAAGCTCTTAACAATGATATTAAGTTTTTCTTCGCTTCTTCAGGAGCCGTATACCCACCAATAGAAAAACCGTGCACTGAAGATCTAGAAGGTCCAATTGACATTTATGGAAAAACAAAGATTATCGGCGAAGATTTGGTAAAATTGTATTGTAAAAATCCGATTATAGGGAGAATATTCAATGTATACGGTCCCAGGGATCTAAATCCACACCTGATTCCAGATATCATGGAGCAACTTCAAAAAGGAGAACATAAAATAAAACTTGGAAACTTAACACCTAAAAGAGATTTTATCCATGTTGAAGACGTCTGCAGAGCAATAATAACCCTTTTAGAACAAAACAAATCAGGAACTTTCAATATCGGAAGTGGAAAAGCTTATTCTGTCAAAGAAGTAGTCGATTTAATAAGCAAAAGTTTAGACGAAAAAATTGAAATCATCCAAGAAAATCATAGAATAAGAGATACAGAAAGGGAAGTTCTCCTTTCAGACATTACAAAAATTCATAAAGAAACCGGATGGAAACCAAAAATAAAACTTGAAGAAGGATTAAAATCAACCAGATACCTTACCTGA
- a CDS encoding 2-oxoacid:acceptor oxidoreductase family protein, producing MADERIIKKPKCIHDVFERKGGSAPTATHYCPGCGHGILHKLIGEAIDELGIQERTVLISPVGCAVFAYYYFDCGNVQVAHGRAPAVGTGISRAEDDAIIILYQGDGDLASIGLNETIQAANRGEKMAVFFVNNTVYGMTGGQMAPTTLVGEPTITCPEGRDPRFAGYPLHMCELLNNLEAPVFIERVSLADIKHIRRAKRAVKRALEIQRDGKGYAFVEVLSPCPTNLRQDAEGAQRFINEEMEKEFPVKNFRDKADEVEPLKRDNSDFSKESLDRIFQVEESLPEPKDDPEFGEIKVKIAGFGGQGVLSMGLALAQAACTESRHVSWYPAYGPEQRGGTSSCAVVISGNVIGSPVVDEPDILIAFNQPSLEEFAHTVPEDGHILYDSTTIKYKGEGNIIGVPAFKIAKSEGAERAANTVMLGVLMELGLTKLSRRSFEDALKFIFSGKEKIIDINLKLLDIGAKWARENIMGGL from the coding sequence ATGGCAGATGAAAGAATCATCAAAAAACCAAAGTGTATCCATGATGTCTTCGAGAGAAAGGGTGGAAGCGCGCCCACAGCAACACATTATTGTCCAGGGTGTGGACATGGCATACTACACAAGCTCATAGGAGAAGCCATAGACGAACTAGGAATACAAGAGAGAACGGTCCTCATAAGCCCCGTTGGATGTGCGGTATTCGCATACTACTACTTTGATTGTGGTAATGTGCAAGTGGCCCATGGAAGAGCACCAGCCGTGGGGACAGGAATATCACGTGCAGAAGACGATGCCATCATAATACTCTACCAGGGTGACGGGGATCTTGCATCGATAGGATTAAACGAGACGATACAAGCCGCCAACAGGGGAGAGAAGATGGCGGTATTCTTCGTTAACAATACAGTTTATGGCATGACAGGAGGCCAAATGGCCCCAACAACCCTAGTTGGGGAGCCCACTATAACATGCCCAGAGGGTAGAGATCCAAGATTTGCGGGTTATCCATTGCATATGTGTGAGTTACTCAACAACCTAGAAGCTCCTGTATTTATTGAAAGAGTTTCACTAGCAGATATAAAACATATTAGAAGGGCTAAAAGGGCTGTTAAAAGAGCTCTTGAGATACAAAGGGATGGTAAAGGTTATGCATTCGTGGAGGTTCTTTCACCGTGCCCAACAAACCTGCGCCAGGATGCTGAAGGCGCTCAGAGATTCATAAATGAAGAAATGGAGAAAGAATTTCCTGTTAAAAATTTCAGGGACAAAGCCGATGAAGTCGAACCCCTCAAACGCGACAATAGCGATTTTTCCAAGGAAAGTCTTGACAGGATATTCCAAGTAGAGGAATCACTCCCAGAACCCAAGGACGACCCAGAATTCGGAGAAATTAAAGTGAAGATAGCCGGATTCGGAGGTCAAGGGGTGCTTAGCATGGGCTTGGCACTCGCACAGGCGGCCTGCACAGAATCCAGGCACGTGTCATGGTATCCAGCTTATGGTCCCGAGCAGAGGGGTGGAACTTCAAGCTGTGCCGTTGTAATATCAGGTAATGTGATAGGCTCGCCAGTAGTGGATGAACCAGATATACTAATCGCATTTAACCAACCTTCACTTGAAGAGTTCGCACACACCGTCCCAGAAGATGGGCACATCCTCTATGACTCCACAACAATAAAATATAAGGGTGAGGGTAACATCATTGGTGTTCCAGCCTTTAAAATCGCGAAAAGTGAAGGAGCAGAAAGAGCTGCTAACACGGTCATGTTAGGGGTTCTCATGGAATTAGGCCTAACAAAACTCTCAAGGAGATCATTCGAAGACGCTCTAAAATTCATATTCAGTGGAAAAGAGAAAATCATAGACATAAACTTAAAACTACTAGATATAGGTGCTAAATGGGCCCGAGAAAACATAATGGGAGGCCTATAA
- a CDS encoding DUF2304 family protein translates to MLGLLYQIIGTLTGLIGIILSIKRFKEGKTSPTVFVLWLLAWGSLIIISISPNATSYLANIMGIGRGLDLIIILAIIGAYYLLFRIYIMIENLEMEITKLVRELALRELEEDE, encoded by the coding sequence GTGCTAGGATTGTTATACCAGATCATAGGAACATTAACAGGTCTGATAGGGATAATATTGTCCATAAAGAGGTTTAAAGAGGGTAAAACATCCCCGACTGTTTTCGTCTTGTGGCTTCTAGCATGGGGTTCCCTAATCATAATTTCAATTAGCCCCAACGCCACATCATATCTTGCAAATATTATGGGGATTGGTCGTGGACTAGACCTGATCATTATATTAGCGATAATAGGAGCCTACTACTTGCTCTTCAGAATATATATCATGATAGAAAACCTCGAAATGGAAATAACAAAACTGGTCAGGGAATTGGCGCTTAGAGAGTTGGAAGAGGATGAATAA
- the cbiQ gene encoding cobalt ECF transporter T component CbiQ, which yields MRELNISTDFYAHKNNLNRISPGIKLTWGILTMILSLLSPSPVIPITVAFMMSFITVYIAGIPSRYYIKFISIPMGFGILTFIIMGLFFGVKPSSIGFLWFRVYLDGLHTGFLTFSRIIGGFTCLAFLSLTTPINEIFKQLEKIKTPKIIIEIALLMYRMIFIFLEEASTMYHAQETRLGYNSIRNSIKSLGLLASNLFIRSWLQGEKAYQAMETRCYNGEIPTMKIHETDNKWIILVIAFEITLLLGVYFTRTIKII from the coding sequence GTGAGGGAATTGAATATTTCAACAGACTTTTACGCCCATAAAAACAATCTCAACAGGATATCCCCGGGTATAAAATTAACCTGGGGTATCCTTACAATGATATTATCTCTTTTATCCCCATCACCGGTAATCCCAATTACAGTAGCATTTATGATGTCATTTATCACAGTTTATATTGCAGGGATACCATCACGTTATTATATCAAATTTATAAGCATACCCATGGGCTTTGGAATTCTAACATTTATAATAATGGGACTATTCTTTGGGGTTAAACCATCTTCCATAGGATTCCTCTGGTTTAGAGTGTACTTAGATGGTCTCCACACAGGATTCCTAACATTCTCGAGGATAATTGGTGGTTTCACTTGTTTGGCTTTCCTTTCACTTACAACACCCATTAACGAGATATTCAAACAATTAGAGAAGATAAAAACGCCCAAGATCATAATTGAGATAGCTCTCCTAATGTACCGGATGATATTCATTTTCCTTGAAGAAGCATCCACAATGTACCATGCACAGGAGACAAGATTAGGCTATAATAGCATCAGAAATTCTATAAAATCTTTAGGACTGCTCGCAAGCAACCTATTTATAAGATCCTGGTTACAAGGAGAAAAAGCATACCAAGCAATGGAGACAAGATGCTACAATGGAGAAATCCCAACCATGAAAATCCATGAAACAGATAATAAATGGATCATATTAGTAATAGCCTTCGAAATAACACTACTCCTAGGAGTATACTTCACAAGAACTATAAAAATTATATAA